A single genomic interval of Chryseobacterium paludis harbors:
- a CDS encoding CinA family nicotinamide mononucleotide deamidase-related protein produces MENAVLITIGDEILSGNTIDTNSNFIATELKNIGIKVSQIFTISDEIETIKKTLQTAFEMGDLVITTGGLGPTRDDKTKKALAEFFNDEIALDEATFEHLRNYMEKRGRSEILERNREQAFVPTKSIVFQNQYGTAPCMMMRYNDKLSFSLPGVPYEVKPLIKDQIVPYLKDTFSLHYITTRIVSVVGIAESILADIIEDWELSLPENLALSYLPVGTRVKLRLTASGDDESILNQQLEEEIQKLFPLIGDSIIATTEDKIEKILGELLNEKKLTLSTAESCTGGELAKMITSNSGSSNYFIGGIVPYATEKKVKILQVAQETVNEFTVVSEQVAQEMARGCQQLFGTHISISTTGVAGPGKGEDGKEVGTVYYSIRINDREESFKLYMPHLDRLDFMNFVSQKIIQDLVGLLIND; encoded by the coding sequence ATGGAAAACGCTGTTCTGATTACTATTGGAGACGAAATCCTTTCCGGGAATACAATAGATACCAATTCTAACTTTATTGCTACTGAACTTAAAAATATAGGTATAAAAGTTTCGCAGATCTTTACAATCTCTGATGAAATTGAAACCATCAAAAAGACCTTGCAAACGGCCTTTGAGATGGGTGATTTGGTTATTACAACGGGTGGATTAGGGCCAACAAGAGACGATAAAACTAAGAAAGCCCTTGCTGAGTTTTTTAATGACGAGATTGCTCTAGATGAAGCTACTTTTGAACATTTAAGAAACTATATGGAAAAAAGGGGGCGATCTGAAATACTGGAAAGAAATAGAGAACAGGCCTTTGTTCCTACAAAATCCATAGTTTTTCAAAATCAATACGGAACTGCTCCTTGCATGATGATGAGGTATAATGATAAACTAAGTTTTAGTCTTCCTGGTGTTCCTTATGAAGTAAAACCATTGATCAAAGATCAGATTGTTCCTTATTTAAAAGATACATTCAGTTTACATTATATTACAACCAGAATTGTTTCCGTAGTTGGAATTGCCGAAAGTATCCTGGCAGATATCATTGAGGACTGGGAACTTTCATTGCCTGAAAATTTAGCACTGTCTTATTTGCCTGTTGGAACCCGGGTGAAATTGAGGCTGACGGCATCTGGAGATGATGAAAGTATTTTAAACCAGCAATTGGAAGAAGAAATACAAAAGTTATTTCCTCTGATTGGCGACAGCATTATAGCAACAACAGAAGATAAAATTGAGAAAATTTTAGGTGAGCTTTTGAATGAAAAGAAATTGACACTTTCTACTGCAGAAAGCTGTACAGGTGGTGAGCTTGCAAAAATGATTACCTCAAACTCTGGAAGTTCAAACTATTTTATAGGGGGAATCGTTCCTTATGCGACAGAAAAAAAAGTTAAGATTTTACAAGTTGCCCAAGAGACAGTGAATGAGTTTACCGTAGTAAGTGAGCAGGTAGCTCAGGAAATGGCTAGAGGATGTCAGCAATTATTTGGTACTCATATTTCAATTTCTACAACAGGAGTTGCGGGACCTGGCAAAGGGGAAGATGGAAAAGAAGTAGGGACTGTTTATTATTCGATCAGGATCAATGACAGAGAGGAGAGTTTCAAATTATATATGCCACATCTGGATAGACTGGATTTTATGAACTTTGTTTCTCAGAAAATTATTCAGGACTTAGTAGGATTACTTATAAATGATTAA
- a CDS encoding lipocalin family protein, whose amino-acid sequence MKNIQKIGIPVTVGILGLLIFNHYSVRLPKGAVAVTHFDAEKYLGKWYEIARFDYKFEKGMDNVTATYSQNSDGSIRVNNKGYNYLKKVWEESIGEAKFVKDKTEGRLKVSFFKPIWAGYNVIDIDENYQYALVAGNSLKYLWILSRTTEIPESIRLRFLEKAKRIGYNTEELIWVRHND is encoded by the coding sequence ATGAAAAATATTCAGAAAATTGGAATTCCCGTCACGGTTGGCATCTTGGGGTTGTTAATTTTTAATCACTATTCGGTAAGGCTTCCGAAAGGTGCTGTTGCAGTGACTCATTTTGATGCCGAAAAATATTTGGGGAAATGGTATGAAATCGCAAGATTCGATTATAAGTTTGAGAAAGGAATGGATAATGTAACAGCAACTTATTCTCAGAATTCTGATGGAAGCATTCGTGTCAATAATAAAGGGTATAATTATCTAAAAAAAGTATGGGAAGAATCTATAGGTGAAGCAAAGTTTGTAAAAGATAAAACAGAGGGTCGTTTAAAAGTTTCTTTTTTTAAACCAATCTGGGCAGGTTATAATGTGATTGATATCGATGAAAATTATCAGTATGCCCTAGTTGCCGGAAACAGCTTAAAGTATCTTTGGATATTGTCCCGTACCACTGAAATCCCTGAAAGTATAAGACTGCGTTTTTTAGAAAAAGCAAAAAGAATAGGATATAATACAGAAGAACTGATCTGGGTGAGACATAATGATTAA
- a CDS encoding LytR/AlgR family response regulator transcription factor, whose protein sequence is MKIKAVIIDDEVIAREVLRNYLTKYCPQVEILGEAENIKDAVPLIAEKQPQLVFLDVEMPYGNAFDVLEATKDYIYETIFITAFSQYSLQALNKSASYYILKPIDIQELILAVNKVAESLEKKEELNRNKILLENLKLKPEKQQLILPTLQGFDVVKTEDIVRLQADGNFTQVYLMDGSKKMVCRFLKHFDDLLEAPFVRVHRSHIINTGFVKSYHKSGTVTLLDEAEIEVSGTFKDAFLKVFS, encoded by the coding sequence ATGAAAATAAAAGCTGTTATAATAGACGATGAGGTCATTGCGAGAGAGGTTCTCAGGAATTATCTCACAAAATACTGTCCTCAGGTAGAGATCCTGGGAGAAGCCGAAAATATCAAAGATGCCGTTCCCCTTATTGCAGAGAAGCAACCTCAACTTGTTTTTCTGGATGTAGAAATGCCCTATGGGAACGCTTTCGATGTTCTGGAGGCTACAAAAGACTACATCTATGAAACGATCTTTATCACTGCTTTTTCCCAATATTCATTACAGGCACTTAATAAATCAGCGAGTTACTATATTTTAAAACCTATTGATATTCAGGAGCTCATTCTTGCTGTGAATAAAGTAGCAGAAAGTCTTGAGAAAAAAGAAGAACTGAACCGGAATAAAATACTACTTGAAAACTTAAAATTAAAACCCGAAAAGCAACAGCTTATTCTACCAACTTTGCAGGGATTTGATGTCGTAAAAACAGAAGATATTGTCAGACTTCAAGCGGATGGTAATTTTACTCAGGTTTATCTTATGGACGGATCCAAAAAAATGGTCTGCAGATTTTTGAAACATTTCGACGATCTGTTGGAAGCACCATTTGTTAGGGTTCATCGTTCTCATATCATCAATACTGGTTTTGTAAAATCCTATCATAAAAGTGGAACTGTAACATTACTGGATGAAGCTGAAATTGAAGTTTCAGGTACTTTTAAAGATGCTTTTCTAAAAGTTTTCTCTTAG
- a CDS encoding DUF6326 family protein, with amino-acid sequence MKTNDPQKLEDIPVNIKIKLAGLWTSVTLCYLYGDYFELYIPGKAQGLVDGTNLLDTPIKLFLASLLLSIPAVMVFLSLILKATINRIFNIIFGIFFTGIMLLIAVTSFSAWQTFYVFLAILESIITLLIVWYAWKWKRVQ; translated from the coding sequence ATGAAAACCAATGACCCTCAAAAACTGGAAGATATCCCGGTAAATATTAAAATAAAACTGGCTGGACTTTGGACTTCGGTAACATTATGCTATCTATATGGTGATTATTTTGAACTGTATATTCCCGGCAAAGCACAAGGTCTTGTTGATGGAACGAATTTGCTGGATACTCCCATTAAATTGTTTTTAGCATCACTGTTATTATCAATTCCGGCAGTAATGGTCTTCCTTTCTTTAATATTAAAAGCCACCATCAATAGAATTTTCAATATTATCTTCGGAATATTTTTTACTGGAATCATGCTATTGATAGCAGTAACTTCATTTTCAGCCTGGCAAACGTTTTATGTTTTTTTGGCTATTTTAGAAAGTATCATCACTTTATTGATCGTATGGTATGCCTGGAAATGGAAGAGGGTTCAGTAA